In one window of Agromyces badenianii DNA:
- a CDS encoding deoxyguanosinetriphosphate triphosphohydrolase family protein, with amino-acid sequence MPIDRASRLVPEPRSSAEVIGEHSQFRLDLERIRFSPYFSRLSAVTQVIAQPGAGPLIHNRLTHSIKVTAVARAIAVKLTDAAAPTRAFALEHGCDAVVVQAAASAHDLGHPPFGHLGERVLDRLSRETLGLVDGFEGNAQSYRILTALDVSEAAPRGLNLTAAVRTAVAKYPWTRSIDDASMGGGPLPRGLRRSEHGIDVLKFSAYDIDAPDLDQARAGQPPMQQSLECSIMDIADDIAYSIHDVDDFYRAGVLSQGAVAREFRGWVEAGASLRELDDEALAARTAPPGSALEALRRKLWRSDAWVADDDAFADAVDVVADDLVDGLLAIPFDGSISSERALSSFTNRWISHLQSSVVPAPRDVVRSGLVTLDRRAWHEVEILKFVHRHFILDRADIVMYQRGLSRVLARAVKGLTAWATDEHDRDRVPQRLKELVEIATDGYAHLRDSRPDSLPIPAAGDVRRLGVGRGVIDYVASLSDDQALAVSEALDGRPDRLWDIGQNL; translated from the coding sequence ATGCCCATCGATCGCGCGTCGCGCCTGGTGCCGGAGCCGCGCAGCAGCGCTGAGGTCATCGGCGAGCACTCGCAGTTCCGGCTCGACCTCGAGCGCATCCGGTTCTCGCCCTACTTCTCGCGGTTGTCGGCCGTCACCCAGGTGATCGCGCAACCCGGTGCCGGTCCCCTCATCCACAACCGCCTCACCCACTCGATCAAGGTGACCGCCGTCGCGCGCGCGATCGCCGTCAAGCTGACGGATGCCGCGGCGCCGACCCGCGCGTTCGCACTCGAGCACGGCTGCGACGCCGTGGTCGTGCAGGCGGCCGCGAGCGCGCACGACCTCGGGCATCCGCCGTTCGGACACCTCGGCGAACGCGTGCTCGACCGGCTCTCGCGCGAGACGCTCGGCCTCGTCGACGGCTTCGAGGGCAACGCGCAGAGCTACCGGATCCTCACTGCGCTCGACGTGAGCGAGGCGGCGCCCCGGGGGCTCAACCTCACCGCAGCCGTGCGCACGGCGGTCGCCAAGTACCCGTGGACGCGTTCCATCGACGACGCCTCGATGGGCGGGGGCCCGCTGCCGCGGGGCCTGCGTCGCAGCGAACACGGCATCGACGTCCTGAAGTTCTCGGCCTACGACATCGACGCCCCCGACCTCGATCAGGCCAGGGCCGGGCAGCCGCCCATGCAGCAGTCGCTCGAGTGCTCGATCATGGACATCGCCGACGACATCGCGTACTCGATCCACGACGTCGACGACTTCTACCGCGCCGGAGTGCTCAGTCAGGGCGCCGTGGCCCGCGAGTTCCGCGGCTGGGTCGAGGCCGGTGCGTCGCTGCGCGAACTCGACGACGAGGCGCTCGCCGCCCGCACGGCGCCGCCCGGCAGCGCGCTCGAGGCGCTGCGGCGCAAGCTCTGGCGCAGCGATGCGTGGGTCGCCGACGACGACGCCTTCGCCGACGCGGTCGACGTCGTCGCCGACGACCTCGTCGACGGCCTGCTCGCCATCCCGTTCGACGGGTCGATCTCCTCCGAACGCGCACTCTCGTCGTTCACGAACCGCTGGATCAGCCACCTCCAGTCCTCCGTCGTGCCGGCCCCGCGCGACGTCGTGCGGTCGGGCCTCGTGACCCTCGATCGCCGCGCGTGGCATGAGGTCGAGATCCTGAAGTTCGTGCACCGGCACTTCATCCTCGACCGCGCCGACATCGTGATGTACCAGCGCGGTCTCAGCCGGGTGCTCGCCCGCGCCGTCAAGGGACTCACCGCCTGGGCGACCGACGAGCACGACCGCGACCGGGTGCCGCAACGGCTGAAGGAACTCGTCGAGATCGCCACCGATGGCTACGCGCACCTCCGCGATTCGCGGCCCGACTCCCTGCCGATCCCCGCCGCCGGCGATGTGCGTCGGCTCGGCGTCGGCCGCGGCGTGATCGACTACGTCGCCTCGCTCTCCGACGACCAGGCGCTCGCGGTGT
- the secE gene encoding preprotein translocase subunit SecE, whose amino-acid sequence MARKVIDEPSEDVVANAKRDRAARRNPFSRVALFIRQVIAELRKVVTPTRKELLSFTTVVLVFVVIMMAIVWAFDQVFGWVVLYVFGTPGV is encoded by the coding sequence GTGGCACGGAAAGTAATCGACGAACCGAGTGAAGACGTCGTCGCCAACGCGAAGCGCGATCGCGCGGCGCGTCGGAACCCCTTTTCGCGCGTCGCCCTGTTCATCCGGCAGGTCATCGCCGAACTCAGGAAGGTCGTCACACCGACCCGCAAAGAGCTTCTCAGTTTCACGACTGTGGTGCTCGTGTTCGTCGTCATCATGATGGCGATCGTGTGGGCGTTCGACCAGGTGTTCGGCTGGGTCGTGCTGTACGTCTTCGGAACACCGGGGGTCTGA
- the nusG gene encoding transcription termination/antitermination protein NusG, with protein sequence MSRTEHDDVDWATAAEQSAEDDEAQTGSVLEHEEESVEPAEQRAVHIVDDEGNDVDLDAVLDAMAESSDPEADAVIDDALDIDSVEEAEAAAEAVIEEEEEQADPYAEFRAELRFLPGKWYVIHSYAGFERRVKANIEQRRESMAMADYIYQVEVPMEDVVEIKNGQRKMVTRVRIPGYVLVRMDLNEESWSVIRHTPGVTGFVGNAHNPTPLRFEEAFGMLKSLVEIKDVAPVKGAKAGAATGAARAIPAEVDFEVGETITIKDGSFAGLPGTISEIKPESGKLIVLVSLFERETPVELSFDQVTKL encoded by the coding sequence GTGTCAAGGACTGAGCACGACGACGTCGACTGGGCCACGGCCGCCGAGCAGTCGGCTGAAGACGACGAGGCGCAGACCGGCAGCGTGCTCGAGCACGAAGAGGAATCGGTCGAGCCGGCCGAGCAGCGGGCCGTGCACATCGTCGACGACGAAGGAAACGACGTCGACCTCGACGCCGTGCTCGACGCGATGGCCGAGTCGAGCGACCCCGAGGCAGACGCCGTGATCGACGACGCCCTCGACATCGACTCCGTCGAAGAGGCCGAGGCTGCGGCCGAAGCCGTCATCGAAGAAGAAGAGGAGCAGGCCGACCCGTACGCGGAGTTCCGCGCCGAGCTCCGCTTCCTTCCGGGCAAGTGGTACGTCATCCACTCCTACGCGGGCTTCGAGCGCCGCGTGAAGGCGAACATCGAGCAGCGACGCGAGTCGATGGCGATGGCCGACTACATCTACCAGGTCGAAGTGCCCATGGAAGACGTCGTCGAGATCAAGAACGGCCAGCGCAAGATGGTCACCCGAGTGCGCATCCCCGGTTACGTGCTCGTGCGCATGGACCTCAACGAGGAGAGCTGGTCGGTCATCCGCCACACTCCGGGCGTCACGGGCTTCGTCGGCAACGCGCACAACCCGACCCCCCTCCGCTTCGAAGAGGCCTTCGGCATGCTGAAGAGCCTCGTCGAGATCAAGGATGTCGCCCCCGTCAAGGGTGCGAAGGCCGGCGCCGCCACGGGTGCCGCCCGCGCGATCCCCGCCGAGGTCGACTTCGAGGTCGGCGAGACGATCACCATCAAGGACGGCTCGTTCGCGGGCCTGCCCGGCACGATCAGCGAGATCAAGCCCGAGAGCGGCAAGCTCATCGTGCTCGTCTCGCTCTTCGAGCGCGAGACCCCGGTCGAGCTCAGCTTCGACCAGGTCACCAAGCTCTAA
- the rplK gene encoding 50S ribosomal protein L11, protein MAPKKKVTGLIKLQIKAGAANPAPPIGPALGQHGVNIMEFCKAYNAATEAQRGNVIPVEITVYEDRSFTFVLKTPPAAELIKKAAGVAKGSGVPHTTKVGKLTQAQVREIAEAKMVDLNANDLDAASKIIAGTARSMGITVE, encoded by the coding sequence ATGGCACCGAAGAAGAAGGTCACCGGTCTGATCAAGCTTCAGATCAAGGCCGGCGCCGCGAACCCGGCCCCGCCCATCGGCCCGGCCCTGGGTCAGCACGGCGTGAACATCATGGAGTTCTGCAAGGCCTACAACGCGGCGACCGAAGCCCAGCGCGGCAACGTCATCCCCGTTGAGATCACGGTCTACGAAGACCGTTCGTTCACCTTCGTCCTGAAGACCCCGCCCGCCGCCGAGCTCATCAAGAAGGCCGCCGGCGTCGCCAAGGGCTCGGGCGTTCCGCACACCACCAAGGTCGGCAAGCTGACCCAGGCGCAGGTGCGCGAGATCGCCGAGGCGAAGATGGTAGACCTCAACGCCAACGACCTCGACGCCGCGTCGAAGATCATCGCGGGCACCGCTCGCTCGATGGGCATCACGGTCGAATAG
- the rplA gene encoding 50S ribosomal protein L1 — translation MAQKSKAYRAAAEKIEDGKFYTPSEAVALAKETGSAKFDSTVEVALKLGVDPRKADQMVRGTVILPHGTGKTARVIVFATGPAAEAAIAAGADEVGGAELIEKVAGGYTAFDSAVSTPELMGQVGRLGKVLGPRGLMPNPKTGTVTPNVGQAVSDIKGGKIEFRVDKHANVHFVVGKASFTQEQLEENAKAALEEVLRLKPSSSKGRYIQKGAVSTTFGPGIPLDVNAI, via the coding sequence ATGGCACAGAAGTCCAAGGCCTACCGCGCCGCGGCCGAGAAGATCGAAGACGGCAAGTTCTACACCCCGAGCGAGGCCGTGGCCCTCGCGAAGGAGACTGGCTCGGCGAAGTTCGACTCGACCGTCGAGGTCGCGCTGAAGCTCGGCGTCGACCCCCGCAAGGCCGACCAGATGGTGCGCGGCACCGTCATCCTCCCGCACGGCACCGGCAAGACCGCCCGCGTCATCGTGTTCGCGACCGGCCCCGCGGCCGAGGCTGCGATCGCGGCGGGCGCCGACGAGGTCGGCGGCGCCGAGCTCATCGAGAAGGTCGCCGGCGGTTACACCGCGTTCGACTCGGCGGTCTCGACCCCCGAGCTCATGGGCCAGGTCGGCCGTCTCGGCAAGGTGCTCGGCCCCCGCGGCCTCATGCCGAACCCGAAGACCGGCACCGTGACCCCGAACGTGGGCCAGGCCGTCTCCGACATCAAGGGCGGAAAGATCGAGTTCCGCGTCGACAAGCACGCCAACGTGCACTTCGTCGTCGGCAAGGCCTCCTTCACGCAGGAGCAGCTCGAGGAGAACGCCAAGGCCGCCCTCGAAGAGGTGCTGCGGCTGAAGCCGTCGAGCTCGAAGGGTCGCTACATCCAGAAGGGCGCCGTGTCGACCACGTTCGGCCCCGGCATCCCGCTGGACGTCAACGCCATCTAG
- a CDS encoding acylphosphatase, with product MIRRHVVVRGMVQGVGFRYSARLEAARLGIGGWVRNRADGTVEAEIEGDDASVEAMLAWLASGPPESIVEGMDVAEREPVGEGAFDVAD from the coding sequence ATGATCCGCAGACACGTCGTCGTGCGCGGCATGGTGCAGGGCGTGGGCTTCCGCTACTCGGCCAGGCTCGAGGCCGCCCGCCTCGGCATCGGCGGCTGGGTGCGAAACCGCGCCGACGGCACGGTCGAGGCCGAGATCGAGGGCGACGACGCATCTGTCGAGGCGATGCTCGCATGGCTCGCGAGCGGCCCGCCCGAATCGATCGTCGAGGGCATGGATGTCGCGGAGCGCGAGCCGGTCGGCGAAGGCGCGTTCGACGTGGCGGACTGA
- a CDS encoding iron chaperone — protein sequence MGEMSDYIAGLEEPDRDVIERIRARAVALVPDAVEGVSYGMPALRYRDSPLLSVMKAKEHIGLYPYSPPVIEAVSSELDGYSWAKGTIRFTPEHPLPDSLVDRIILLRRDEIDEKKKR from the coding sequence ATGGGGGAGATGAGCGACTACATCGCCGGGCTCGAGGAGCCCGATCGTGACGTCATCGAGCGCATCAGGGCCCGCGCGGTCGCGCTCGTGCCCGACGCCGTCGAGGGGGTCAGCTACGGCATGCCGGCGCTGCGCTACCGGGACTCGCCGCTGCTCAGCGTCATGAAGGCCAAGGAGCACATCGGGCTCTACCCGTACAGCCCGCCCGTGATCGAGGCGGTCTCGTCGGAGCTCGACGGGTACTCGTGGGCGAAGGGCACGATCAGGTTCACGCCGGAGCATCCGCTGCCCGACTCGCTCGTCGATCGCATCATCCTGCTGCGACGCGACGAGATCGACGAGAAGAAGAAGCGCTAG
- a CDS encoding NAD-dependent succinate-semialdehyde dehydrogenase, whose amino-acid sequence MSYAVTNPATGETVKTYPTITDAELEAAIASADETHRTWSRSTSVGERAALIRRVGELHLERRDELAAIIVREMGKPIEQAYAEVDFSADIYAYYADNAESLLKDESIELLAGEGSALIRRSSLGVLLGIMPWNFPYYQVARFAGPNLVIGNTILLKHAEQCPESAAAIEQIFRDAGFPEGAYVNIYASHDQIAAVIADKRVQGVSLTGSERAGAAIAEVAGRHLKKVVLELGGSDPFILLSTDDLDATVEAAVAARLDNNGQACNAAKRFIVVEELYQPFLDKFSAAISAVETGDPSKEGTGLGPLSSAKATETLTEQVERAVAQGATLVTGGTAEGNFYAGTVLTDVKPGSDAFHEEFFGPVAQVFKVADEAEAVQLANDTPFGLGSYVFTTDAEQALRVADSIEAGMVFVNVVGADGAELPFGGIKRSGSGRELGRFGADEFVNKKMIRIG is encoded by the coding sequence ATGAGCTATGCCGTGACCAATCCTGCGACCGGAGAGACCGTCAAGACGTATCCGACGATCACCGACGCCGAGCTCGAGGCCGCCATCGCCTCGGCCGACGAGACGCACCGCACCTGGTCGCGTTCGACCAGCGTGGGCGAGCGCGCCGCGCTCATCCGCCGCGTCGGCGAACTGCACCTCGAGCGCCGCGACGAGCTCGCCGCGATCATCGTGCGCGAGATGGGCAAGCCGATCGAGCAGGCCTACGCCGAGGTCGATTTCAGCGCCGACATCTACGCGTACTACGCCGACAATGCCGAGTCGCTGCTGAAAGACGAGTCGATCGAGCTGCTCGCGGGCGAGGGCTCGGCGCTCATCCGCCGGAGCTCGCTCGGTGTGCTGCTCGGCATCATGCCGTGGAACTTCCCGTACTACCAGGTCGCCCGCTTCGCCGGCCCGAACCTCGTGATCGGCAACACGATCCTCCTGAAGCACGCCGAGCAGTGCCCCGAGTCGGCCGCGGCCATCGAGCAGATCTTCCGCGACGCGGGCTTCCCCGAGGGCGCCTACGTCAACATCTACGCCTCGCACGACCAGATCGCCGCCGTCATCGCCGACAAGCGCGTGCAGGGCGTCTCGCTCACGGGCTCCGAGCGCGCGGGCGCCGCGATCGCCGAGGTCGCCGGGCGCCACCTGAAGAAGGTCGTGCTCGAACTCGGCGGCTCCGACCCCTTCATCCTGCTCTCGACCGACGACCTCGACGCGACCGTCGAGGCGGCCGTCGCCGCGCGACTCGACAACAACGGGCAGGCCTGCAACGCCGCCAAGCGCTTCATCGTCGTCGAGGAGCTCTACCAGCCGTTCCTCGACAAGTTCAGCGCAGCGATCAGCGCGGTCGAGACCGGCGACCCGAGCAAGGAGGGCACCGGCCTCGGCCCGCTCTCGTCGGCGAAGGCGACCGAGACGCTCACCGAGCAGGTCGAGCGGGCCGTCGCCCAGGGCGCGACCCTCGTCACGGGCGGCACCGCCGAGGGCAACTTCTACGCGGGCACCGTGCTCACCGATGTGAAGCCCGGCTCCGACGCGTTCCACGAGGAGTTCTTCGGCCCGGTCGCGCAGGTCTTCAAGGTCGCCGATGAGGCCGAGGCCGTGCAGCTCGCCAACGACACCCCGTTCGGGCTCGGCTCCTACGTCTTCACGACCGACGCCGAGCAGGCGCTGCGCGTGGCCGACTCGATCGAGGCCGGCATGGTCTTCGTGAACGTCGTCGGCGCCGACGGCGCCGAGCTGCCCTTCGGCGGCATCAAGCGCTCGGGCTCGGGCCGCGAGCTCGGCCGCTTCGGTGCCGACGAGTTCGTCAACAAGAAGATGATCCGCATCGGCTGA
- a CDS encoding FadR/GntR family transcriptional regulator, whose amino-acid sequence MESRVGPGAREAVFAQLSDTGRAEQVAQRLTDGIVLGAGERLPSEPDLARRFGVALITVREGLGILREAGLVETRRGRDGGSFVVADDADHRSLITTRLRGLAQVELSDMAVYFGVILAGIVERAAERASDSDAERLTSWLAAADFGAAASARTNQGGFFLELAVLSQSARLVHEQIRLQAEFGPLLLLGLDGEQARADVAAHDLAIMRAVAAHRQARAREAAGRLVRGLSEHLLAAKARIERGGALDEPISA is encoded by the coding sequence ATGGAATCGAGGGTGGGACCAGGGGCACGCGAAGCCGTGTTCGCCCAGCTCTCCGACACAGGCCGAGCCGAGCAGGTCGCGCAGCGCCTCACCGACGGCATCGTGCTCGGCGCGGGTGAGCGCCTGCCGAGCGAACCCGACCTCGCCCGTCGCTTCGGCGTCGCCCTCATCACCGTGCGCGAGGGACTCGGCATACTGCGCGAGGCCGGACTCGTCGAGACCCGCCGGGGCCGCGACGGCGGCAGCTTCGTCGTCGCCGACGACGCCGACCACCGCTCGCTCATCACGACGCGACTGCGCGGCCTCGCCCAGGTCGAACTCAGCGACATGGCCGTGTACTTCGGGGTGATCCTCGCGGGCATCGTCGAGCGGGCCGCCGAGCGCGCCTCGGACTCCGACGCCGAGCGGCTCACGAGCTGGCTCGCCGCCGCCGACTTCGGCGCAGCGGCATCCGCTCGCACCAATCAGGGCGGCTTCTTCCTCGAGCTGGCCGTGCTCAGCCAGTCGGCCAGGCTCGTGCACGAGCAGATCCGCCTGCAGGCCGAGTTCGGCCCGCTGCTGCTGCTCGGTCTCGACGGCGAGCAGGCGCGGGCGGATGTCGCGGCGCACGACCTGGCGATCATGCGCGCCGTCGCGGCGCACCGCCAGGCGCGCGCACGCGAGGCGGCCGGCCGACTCGTGCGGGGCCTCTCGGAGCACCTCCTCGCGGCCAAGGCCCGCATCGAGCGGGGAGGTGCACTCGATGAGCCGATCAGCGCCTGA
- a CDS encoding CaiB/BaiF CoA transferase family protein, whose amino-acid sequence MHARRSDDEAAVSSGASAGVLAGVRVADFSRVLAGPYATMMLADFGADVVKIESPAGDDTRHWRPPVDASGRATYFGSVNRNKRSVALDLTDAAGLAEARRLAASADVVIENFRPGVMDRFGLSYDEVRASNPGVVYCSITGFGTGEGAALAGYDLLVQAVGGLMSITGAPGGEPAKAGVALVDVLTGQNAVTGILLALRECERTGHGQRVEVNLLHGLLSALTNQAASTLATGTPPPRLGNAHPSIAPYAVFHADDRELVIAVGNDKQFRALAGVLGVPTLADDARFAGNVDRVAHRAELTALIEERLAGASAAHWVEALSSAGVPAGLVNDVAEAIAFGEALGLEPVAEIGAGAATSRTIANPIGLSASPAVYRTPPPALDEHAGADWHPTPSKGPHP is encoded by the coding sequence ATGCACGCGCGGCGTAGCGACGACGAGGCAGCCGTCTCCTCCGGCGCGTCGGCCGGGGTGCTCGCCGGAGTGCGCGTCGCCGACTTCTCGAGGGTGCTCGCCGGCCCCTACGCCACGATGATGCTCGCCGACTTCGGCGCCGACGTCGTGAAGATCGAGTCGCCCGCGGGCGACGACACCCGGCACTGGCGCCCGCCCGTCGACGCGAGCGGCCGGGCCACGTACTTCGGCAGCGTCAACCGCAACAAACGGTCGGTCGCACTCGACCTGACGGACGCGGCGGGGCTCGCCGAGGCGCGTCGGCTCGCGGCATCCGCAGATGTCGTCATCGAGAACTTCCGGCCCGGAGTGATGGATCGCTTCGGACTCTCGTACGACGAGGTCCGGGCGTCGAACCCGGGCGTCGTCTACTGCTCGATCACGGGCTTCGGCACGGGGGAGGGCGCCGCGCTCGCCGGCTACGACCTGCTCGTGCAGGCCGTCGGCGGGCTGATGTCGATCACGGGCGCCCCCGGCGGTGAGCCCGCGAAGGCTGGCGTCGCGCTCGTCGACGTGCTCACGGGGCAGAACGCGGTGACCGGCATCCTGCTCGCGCTCCGCGAGTGCGAACGCACCGGGCACGGCCAGCGCGTCGAGGTGAACCTCTTGCACGGGCTGCTCTCGGCGCTCACGAACCAGGCCGCATCGACGCTCGCGACCGGCACCCCGCCCCCGCGCCTCGGCAACGCGCACCCGAGCATCGCGCCCTACGCGGTCTTCCACGCGGACGACCGCGAGCTCGTGATCGCCGTGGGCAACGACAAGCAGTTCCGGGCGCTCGCGGGGGTGCTCGGCGTCCCGACGCTCGCCGACGACGCGCGGTTCGCGGGCAACGTCGACCGCGTCGCGCATCGCGCCGAGCTCACGGCGCTCATCGAGGAGCGGCTCGCCGGGGCATCCGCTGCGCACTGGGTCGAGGCGCTCAGCAGCGCCGGCGTGCCCGCGGGCCTCGTGAACGACGTCGCCGAGGCGATCGCGTTCGGCGAGGCGCTCGGCCTCGAGCCCGTCGCCGAGATCGGGGCAGGCGCCGCCACGAGCCGCACGATCGCGAATCCGATCGGCCTCTCGGCGAGCCCCGCCGTCTACCGCACCCCGCCGCCCGCGCTCGACGAGCATGCGGGGGCAGACTGGCATCCGACCCCTTCGAAAGGACCGCACCCGTGA
- a CDS encoding acyl-CoA dehydrogenase family protein: MTHAPTIDAVFDLDALLSAEEREWQQRARAFAQERLLPVIEEDFEAGHFRREFVKELGDSGFLGMHLQGYGCAGAGAVSYGLVCLELEAADSGWRTFVSVQGSLAMSAIHKYGSEEQKQQWLPGMAAGDLVGCFALTEPQGGSDPAGMTTTARRDGDGWVIDGAKRWIGLASLADVAVVWAKVDDPSFAGGDGGRAVRGFLVPTSTPGFTATPIDGKLSMRASVQCDVALEGVRVGDDAILPGAKGLSGPFGCLNEARYGIVWGAMGAARSCLEAAISRSVDREVFGKPIGANQLIQAKLADMFLEVEKGILLALHLGRLKERGALTPAQISVGKLNSVREALAIAHEARAILGGDGITNAWPVMRHAANLESVRTYEGTDEIHQLILGRELTGLNAF, translated from the coding sequence GTGACCCACGCTCCCACGATCGACGCCGTGTTCGACCTCGACGCGCTGCTCAGCGCCGAGGAGCGCGAGTGGCAGCAGCGGGCCCGCGCGTTCGCGCAGGAGCGACTGCTGCCGGTCATCGAGGAGGACTTCGAGGCCGGGCACTTCCGCCGCGAGTTCGTGAAGGAGCTCGGCGACTCCGGCTTTCTCGGCATGCACCTGCAGGGCTACGGATGCGCCGGCGCCGGCGCCGTCTCGTACGGCCTCGTGTGCCTCGAGCTCGAGGCCGCCGACTCGGGCTGGCGCACCTTCGTCTCGGTGCAGGGCTCGCTCGCGATGAGCGCGATCCACAAGTACGGCTCGGAGGAGCAGAAGCAGCAGTGGCTGCCCGGCATGGCCGCGGGCGACCTCGTCGGATGCTTCGCGCTCACCGAGCCGCAGGGCGGCTCGGACCCCGCGGGCATGACGACGACCGCGCGCCGCGACGGCGACGGCTGGGTGATCGACGGCGCGAAACGCTGGATCGGCCTCGCGTCGCTCGCCGACGTCGCCGTCGTCTGGGCGAAGGTCGACGACCCGTCGTTCGCGGGCGGCGACGGCGGGCGCGCGGTGCGCGGGTTCCTCGTGCCGACCTCGACGCCGGGCTTCACGGCGACGCCGATCGACGGCAAGCTCTCGATGCGCGCCTCGGTGCAGTGCGACGTCGCACTCGAGGGCGTGCGGGTCGGCGACGACGCGATCCTGCCGGGTGCGAAGGGCCTCTCGGGGCCGTTCGGCTGCCTGAACGAGGCCCGCTACGGCATCGTCTGGGGGGCGATGGGCGCCGCGCGGTCGTGCCTCGAGGCGGCGATCTCGCGTTCGGTCGACCGCGAGGTGTTCGGCAAGCCGATCGGCGCGAACCAGCTCATCCAGGCGAAGCTCGCCGACATGTTCCTCGAGGTCGAGAAGGGCATCCTCCTCGCCCTGCACCTCGGCCGGCTCAAGGAGCGCGGCGCGCTCACCCCGGCGCAGATCTCGGTCGGCAAGCTCAACAGCGTGCGCGAGGCCCTCGCGATCGCGCACGAGGCGCGTGCGATCCTCGGCGGCGACGGCATCACGAACGCGTGGCCGGTCATGCGGCACGCGGCGAACCTCGAGTCGGTGCGCACCTACGAGGGCACCGACGAGATCCACCAGTTGATCCTCGGCCGCGAGCTCACGGGATTGAATGCGTTCTGA
- a CDS encoding aldehyde dehydrogenase family protein — translation MAETNRAADAAGIAPRDEARRADDPIVTDAATDVDIAVRLAAASGFERSLRADRARWLTALAEALEAHRQELVALAAEETQLSAARLTGEVTRTVSQLRFFAGVAVEGSYVEATLDSPDDSLTPPRPDLRRMLRPLGVVAVFAASNFPFAFSVLGTDTASALAAGCPVVVKAHPGHPRLSRRVAELGRAALAAVGAPASALALVDGFDAGAELVRHPLVSAVGFTGSTRGGRALFDLAAARPAPIPFYGELGSINPVVVTAAAAAADASGIASGLAGSFTRDGGQYCTKPGLVFVPEVAGFEAALVGALAEAPSQALLTDGIASAFDAGSAALVARDDVELVFAGERAPDAAVVAAPVVVATSIEAFTAAREVFLEECFGPLTVLVRYADEGALAVALAAIEGSLTGTIQHAPGEDVAELTAALGRVAGRVVFNGWPTGVAIAWAQHHGGSWPATTASVHSSVGATAIRRWLTPIAYQDAPAGVLPPELADGNPLGIPRREDGLLVTGPTG, via the coding sequence ATGGCTGAGACGAACAGGGCAGCGGATGCCGCGGGCATCGCGCCGCGCGATGAGGCGCGACGCGCCGACGACCCGATCGTGACGGATGCCGCGACCGACGTCGACATCGCGGTGCGGCTCGCCGCGGCATCCGGCTTCGAGCGCTCGCTACGCGCCGACCGCGCTCGCTGGCTGACCGCGCTCGCGGAGGCCCTCGAGGCGCACCGCCAGGAGCTCGTCGCCCTCGCCGCCGAGGAGACGCAGCTCAGCGCGGCACGCCTGACCGGCGAGGTGACGCGCACCGTCTCCCAGCTCCGGTTCTTCGCGGGCGTCGCCGTCGAGGGCTCCTACGTCGAGGCGACGCTCGACTCCCCAGACGACTCCCTCACCCCGCCGCGCCCCGATCTGCGGCGCATGCTCCGCCCGCTCGGAGTCGTCGCGGTCTTTGCGGCCTCGAACTTCCCGTTCGCGTTCTCGGTGCTCGGCACCGACACCGCCTCGGCGCTCGCCGCGGGCTGCCCGGTCGTGGTGAAGGCGCATCCCGGGCATCCGCGGCTGTCGCGGCGGGTCGCCGAACTCGGCCGCGCGGCTCTCGCGGCGGTGGGCGCCCCGGCGTCGGCGCTCGCCCTGGTCGACGGGTTCGACGCGGGCGCCGAGCTCGTGCGGCATCCGCTCGTCTCGGCCGTCGGGTTCACCGGCTCGACCCGCGGCGGGCGAGCGCTCTTCGACCTCGCCGCGGCTCGGCCGGCACCGATCCCGTTCTACGGCGAACTCGGCTCGATCAACCCCGTCGTGGTGACCGCGGCAGCGGCGGCAGCGGATGCCTCGGGCATCGCGTCGGGCCTCGCCGGCTCGTTCACCCGCGACGGCGGCCAGTACTGCACGAAGCCCGGGCTCGTGTTCGTGCCCGAGGTCGCGGGCTTCGAGGCCGCCCTCGTCGGCGCGCTCGCCGAGGCGCCGAGCCAGGCGCTGCTCACCGACGGCATCGCGAGCGCCTTCGACGCGGGGTCGGCGGCGCTCGTCGCGCGCGATGACGTCGAACTCGTCTTCGCAGGCGAGCGGGCCCCGGATGCCGCGGTAGTCGCGGCTCCCGTCGTCGTCGCGACGTCGATCGAGGCCTTCACGGCCGCCCGGGAGGTGTTCCTCGAGGAGTGCTTCGGGCCGCTCACCGTGCTCGTGCGCTACGCCGACGAGGGCGCGCTCGCCGTGGCGCTCGCGGCGATCGAGGGCTCCCTGACCGGCACGATCCAGCACGCGCCGGGCGAGGACGTGGCCGAGCTGACGGCCGCGCTCGGCCGTGTGGCCGGCCGCGTCGTGTTCAACGGCTGGCCGACGGGCGTCGCCATCGCGTGGGCGCAGCATCACGGCGGCTCGTGGCCGGCGACCACCGCGTCGGTGCACAGCTCGGTGGGCGCGACCGCGATCCGGCGCTGGCTCACGCCCATCGCCTACCAGGACGCACCGGCCGGAGTGCTGCCGCCCGAACTCGCCGACGGCAACCCGCTCGGCATCCCGCGCCGCGAAGACGGCCTGCTCGTCACCGGGCCGACCGGGTAG